A portion of the Feifania hominis genome contains these proteins:
- the pap gene encoding polyphosphate:AMP phosphotransferase codes for MLEHTHSLPELTKAERKERIAALEAEIELLSRRIKDAKIPVVILFEGWSASGKGSVLSKLILNIDPRNYKVHSTTPPEPRERRRPFLARYWSELPAQGRFAIFDRSWYQDLSIYRRDEGFDDDEFYRRVRAVNTMERQLTDGGTLILKFFLHIDRDEQAHRLDELAASEVTRWRVTERDRDQNEHYKAFYRLFDEMLESTDTACAPWHVIAAEKRTERLLAVYSIVVAEMRRALEEGVGGADAALPLGGPFDLLPAPDPDEIDLSLTLDRDEYKRRLKLLQGRLSELHSVLYHRKMPVILVYEGYDAAGKGGNIRRVAAALDPRGYEVVPVAAPNPYEIAHHYLWRFWTRLPLNGHIGIFDRSWYGRVLVERVEGFCSERDYRRAYQEINEFERELMDFGAVILKFWVHIDKDEQLRRFEDRQNTPEKQWKITDEDWRNREKWPQYEAALRDMLRYTSTARAPWHIIESNDKKFARIKTLSLIVKTLEQALDGGE; via the coding sequence ATGCTGGAACACACCCATTCGCTGCCGGAGCTCACCAAGGCCGAACGAAAGGAGCGCATCGCCGCGCTCGAGGCCGAGATCGAGCTGCTCTCCCGCCGGATCAAGGATGCGAAGATCCCGGTGGTCATCCTCTTTGAGGGGTGGAGCGCCTCGGGCAAGGGGAGCGTCCTGTCGAAGCTCATTTTGAACATTGACCCGAGAAACTACAAGGTCCACTCGACCACCCCGCCCGAGCCGCGCGAGCGGCGCCGGCCCTTTCTCGCGCGCTACTGGTCGGAGCTTCCGGCCCAGGGCCGCTTTGCCATCTTCGATCGCAGCTGGTACCAGGATCTCTCGATCTACCGCCGTGACGAGGGCTTCGACGACGACGAGTTTTACAGGCGTGTGCGCGCGGTCAACACCATGGAGCGCCAGCTCACCGACGGCGGCACGCTGATTTTGAAATTCTTCCTACATATCGACCGGGACGAGCAGGCCCACCGGCTCGACGAGCTCGCGGCGAGTGAGGTGACGCGCTGGCGCGTGACCGAGCGCGACCGCGACCAGAATGAGCACTACAAGGCGTTTTACCGCCTGTTCGACGAGATGCTCGAGTCGACCGACACCGCGTGTGCGCCGTGGCATGTCATTGCCGCCGAAAAGCGCACCGAGCGGCTTCTCGCCGTCTACTCGATCGTGGTCGCCGAGATGCGCCGCGCGCTCGAGGAGGGCGTCGGCGGCGCGGACGCCGCGCTGCCCCTCGGCGGGCCGTTTGATCTGCTGCCCGCGCCCGACCCGGACGAAATCGACCTGTCGCTCACGCTGGACAGAGACGAGTACAAGCGCCGGCTCAAGCTCCTGCAGGGGCGGCTCTCGGAGCTGCACAGCGTACTCTACCACCGGAAGATGCCTGTCATTCTGGTCTACGAGGGCTATGACGCCGCGGGCAAGGGCGGCAACATCCGCCGCGTGGCGGCGGCACTCGACCCGCGCGGCTACGAGGTGGTGCCCGTGGCGGCGCCGAACCCCTACGAGATCGCCCACCACTACCTCTGGCGCTTCTGGACCCGGCTGCCCCTCAACGGTCACATCGGCATCTTTGACCGCAGCTGGTACGGGCGCGTGCTCGTCGAGCGGGTGGAGGGCTTCTGCTCCGAGCGCGACTACCGGCGCGCCTACCAGGAGATCAACGAGTTTGAGCGCGAGCTGATGGACTTCGGCGCCGTGATTTTGAAATTCTGGGTACACATTGACAAGGACGAACAGCTGCGCCGCTTCGAGGACCGGCAGAACACTCCCGAAAAGCAGTGGAAGATCACCGACGAGGACTGGCGCAACCGCGAGAAGTGGCCCCAGTACGAGGCCGCGCTGCGCGACATGCTGCGCTACACCTCGACCGCGCGCGCACCCTGGCATATCATCGAGTCAAACGACAAGAAGTTCGCGCGCATCAAGACTCTCTCGCTGATTGTCAAGACGCTCGAACAGGCGCTCGACGGCGGCGAATGA
- a CDS encoding AzlD domain-containing protein, protein MRYVWYILVMAGTTYLIRMVPLVLFQRPIRSRFVRSFLFYVPYAVLGAMTFPAVFFSTGSLWSALAGTAVAVVLAFRGCGLLPVALSACGAVFVVERLLALL, encoded by the coding sequence ATGAGATACGTCTGGTACATCCTCGTCATGGCGGGCACGACCTACCTCATTCGCATGGTCCCGCTTGTGCTCTTTCAGCGGCCCATCCGAAGCCGCTTTGTGAGATCCTTTCTCTTCTATGTGCCCTACGCGGTGCTCGGCGCCATGACTTTCCCGGCGGTCTTCTTCTCGACCGGGTCGCTCTGGTCGGCCCTCGCGGGGACCGCAGTCGCCGTTGTGCTGGCCTTTCGCGGGTGCGGGCTGCTGCCGGTGGCCCTGTCCGCCTGCGGGGCGGTGTTTGTCGTGGAGCGTCTGCTCGCGCTACTGTAA
- a CDS encoding thioredoxin family protein, with the protein MSLQPLSSREFQQMIQTSARPVVIDFTCEHSAPCELLSPILETMSRDAAGRIGFYQINVERERELARKLSVTSIPTVMLYADGELVTKSVGYKPKDVLQDILYSELP; encoded by the coding sequence ATGAGTTTACAACCTCTATCCAGTAGAGAATTTCAGCAGATGATACAGACTTCGGCCCGCCCGGTTGTGATCGACTTTACCTGTGAGCACTCGGCCCCGTGTGAGCTTCTCTCGCCGATTCTCGAGACCATGTCGCGCGATGCGGCGGGCAGAATCGGCTTCTATCAGATCAACGTCGAGCGTGAGCGCGAGCTCGCGCGAAAGCTCTCGGTCACCTCCATTCCGACGGTGATGCTCTACGCAGACGGCGAGCTTGTCACAAAGTCGGTCGGCTACAAGCCGAAGGACGTGCTGCAGGACATCCTCTACAGCGAGCTGCCCTGA
- a CDS encoding AzlC family ABC transporter permease, with translation MSDVTTKKQDFLCGCRDGVPIALGYLSVAFTFGMMAATQGVPVWASVVISMTNLTSAGQFAGLGLIVAGGSLTEMALTQLVINLRYALMSLSLSQKLDASVTTPQRLVIAFGNTDEIFALASARPGKVRAAYLYGLILVPFLGWSGGTLLGAAAGSLLPEMVISALGIAIYGMFIAILVPAARRMPAVCKVILLAAGLGFAFRFVPGLREVSSGFAIILCTLAAAALGAALFPVDEEGAP, from the coding sequence ATGTCCGATGTCACGACGAAAAAACAGGATTTTCTCTGCGGCTGCCGCGACGGCGTGCCCATTGCGCTTGGGTACCTGTCGGTCGCGTTCACCTTTGGCATGATGGCCGCCACGCAGGGCGTGCCGGTGTGGGCGAGCGTGGTCATCTCCATGACCAACCTCACCTCGGCCGGACAGTTTGCCGGGCTCGGGCTCATCGTTGCGGGCGGGTCGCTCACCGAGATGGCGCTGACGCAGCTCGTGATCAATCTGCGCTACGCGCTGATGAGTCTGTCCCTCTCCCAGAAGCTCGACGCGTCGGTCACGACGCCCCAGCGCCTTGTCATTGCCTTTGGCAACACCGACGAGATCTTCGCCCTCGCGAGCGCCCGGCCGGGCAAAGTCAGAGCGGCCTATCTCTACGGGCTGATCCTCGTGCCCTTTCTCGGGTGGAGCGGCGGCACGCTGCTCGGCGCCGCGGCGGGCTCCCTGCTGCCCGAGATGGTGATCTCGGCGCTCGGCATCGCCATCTACGGCATGTTCATCGCCATTCTGGTGCCCGCGGCGCGGCGGATGCCGGCGGTCTGCAAGGTCATTCTGCTCGCGGCGGGGCTCGGCTTTGCGTTTCGATTTGTGCCGGGGCTCAGAGAGGTGTCGTCGGGCTTTGCCATCATCCTCTGTACCCTCGCGGCCGCAGCGCTCGGGGCCGCTCTCTTCCCCGTGGATGAGGAGGGCGCACCATGA
- a CDS encoding bactofilin family protein — protein MEKRKRPPARGAQKSAAELLRELRLKENEPIDFVTTPTAPPPSEAADTPEPQAAQPASETSIPLPAARQSTHIAAGTAVEGRLRAEGNLECSGSVRGSLEADGTLLLQGVLTGDAAAQQMRLCGGRVEGNLTAQGPVEIDRDSVVEGDIKAAALTLSGRVRGDLHVQGTLRLLATAVVVGNLHCGDFCAETGAVIRGEIHMAAAEDLAACFAR, from the coding sequence ATGGAAAAGAGAAAGAGACCACCCGCGCGGGGTGCGCAGAAGAGCGCCGCCGAGCTGCTCAGAGAGCTGCGGCTCAAGGAGAATGAGCCCATCGACTTTGTGACGACACCCACCGCGCCGCCGCCCTCTGAGGCGGCGGACACCCCCGAGCCGCAGGCGGCGCAGCCGGCTTCGGAGACCTCCATTCCCCTGCCGGCGGCCCGGCAGAGTACGCACATTGCAGCGGGCACCGCCGTGGAGGGCAGGCTGCGGGCCGAGGGGAACCTGGAGTGCAGCGGGTCGGTGCGCGGCAGCCTCGAAGCGGACGGCACGCTTCTGCTGCAGGGCGTGCTCACGGGCGACGCCGCCGCGCAGCAGATGCGCCTTTGCGGCGGCCGTGTCGAGGGAAACCTCACCGCGCAGGGCCCTGTGGAGATCGACCGCGATTCGGTTGTCGAGGGCGACATCAAGGCGGCGGCTCTCACGCTCAGCGGCCGGGTGCGCGGCGACCTCCATGTGCAGGGCACGCTGCGGCTGCTCGCCACGGCGGTGGTCGTGGGGAATCTTCACTGCGGCGACTTCTGCGCCGAGACGGGAGCGGTCATCCGCGGCGAGATCCACATGGCCGCGGCGGAGGATCTGGCGGCATGCTTTGCCCGGTAG
- a CDS encoding amidohydrolase family protein, whose translation MLIDFHIHAFHEKIAARAIESLEENIKVKSLTDGTLAGAKRLLRECGVDQALVLPIATKPSQQTLINDWAGSINGRDGIWALGSVHPAAPDALDELDRIRALGLRGVKLHPNFQDFFIDDKRAFPIYEKCAALGLFVVFHAGFDPLTPDTIYASPEGLLRIHRQFPKLTMVCAHLGGLALWDEVERTLVGEDVYLDTAVVARYIDREQCERIIKNHGADRVLFGSDLPWSRPSMEYELVNSFDLTEPQKQSIFHGNAERLLGLSE comes from the coding sequence ATGCTCATTGACTTTCACATTCACGCGTTCCACGAGAAGATCGCGGCGCGCGCCATCGAATCGCTCGAGGAAAACATCAAGGTAAAGAGCCTCACCGACGGCACGCTCGCCGGCGCAAAACGCCTGCTTCGCGAGTGCGGCGTCGACCAGGCGCTGGTGCTGCCCATCGCGACGAAGCCGTCCCAGCAGACGCTCATCAACGACTGGGCGGGCTCAATCAACGGCAGAGACGGCATCTGGGCGCTCGGCTCAGTCCACCCGGCGGCGCCCGACGCGCTCGACGAGCTCGATCGCATCCGGGCGCTGGGTCTGCGGGGCGTCAAGCTCCACCCGAATTTTCAGGACTTTTTCATCGATGACAAGCGCGCCTTTCCCATCTATGAGAAGTGCGCCGCGCTCGGCCTGTTCGTCGTCTTTCACGCGGGCTTTGACCCGCTCACACCCGACACCATCTACGCCTCGCCCGAGGGGCTGCTCAGGATTCACCGGCAGTTTCCGAAGCTCACCATGGTCTGCGCCCACCTCGGGGGCCTTGCCCTGTGGGACGAGGTCGAGCGCACTCTCGTCGGCGAGGACGTCTACCTCGACACGGCGGTCGTCGCGCGCTACATCGACCGTGAGCAGTGCGAGCGCATCATCAAAAACCACGGCGCGGACCGCGTGCTCTTCGGCAGCGACCTGCCGTGGAGCCGCCCGAGCATGGAGTATGAGCTGGTCAACAGCTTTGATCTGACTGAGCCGCAAAAGCAGAGCATCTTCCACGGCAATGCAGAGAGGCTGCTGGGACTTTCCGAATAA